The following coding sequences are from one Rattus norvegicus strain BN/NHsdMcwi chromosome 11, GRCr8, whole genome shotgun sequence window:
- the Rnf168 gene encoding E3 ubiquitin-protein ligase RNF168 yields the protein MKMAAPKNSIPSLAECQCGICMEILVEPVTLPCNHTLCNPCFQSTVEKANLCCPFCRRRVSSWTRYHTRRNSLVNTDLWEIIQKHYAKECKLRISGQESKEIVDEYQPVRLLSKPGELRREYEEEISKVEAERQASKEEENKASEEYIQRLLAEEEEEEKRRTERRRSEMEEQLRGDEELARRLSTSINSNYERNILASPLSSRKSDPVTNKSQKKNTNKQKNFGDIQRYLSPKSKPGTAWACKTEHGEDMCKSKETDSSDTKSPVLQDTDVEESMPTHSPQTCPETQGQGPEPLTEMPVPWLCARNAEQCLEGKAEAVSTNPDDSCIVNDGGPRAIVSNSKEAAVKPPTKIENEEYSVSGVTQLTGGNGVPTESRVYDLLVGKEISERENQESVFEEVMDPCFSAKRRKIFITSSLDQEETEVNFTQKLIDLEHMLFERHKQEEQDRLLALQLQKEADKEKMVPNRQKGSPDQYQLRTSSPPDGLLNGQRKNVKDRNSPKQTADRSKSQRSRKGEYWETFESTWKGSVNGTKMPTPRKDSCNVSKRACPLQHRSAQKSILQMFQR from the exons ATGAAGATGGCTGCACCTAAAAACTCCATCCCTTCCTTAGCGGAATGTCAGTGCGGGATCTGCATGGAAATCCTCGTAGAGCCTGTTACCCTACCTTGCAACCACACGCTCTGTAACCCATGCTTCCAATCGACTGTTGAAAAGGCCAATTTATGCTGTCCCTTCTGTCGCCGCCGGGTCTCTTCGTGGACTCGGTACCATACCCGAAGAAATTCTCTGGTCAATACAGACCTGTGGGAGATTATTCAAAAGCACTATGCAAAGGAATGCAAGCTTAGAATCTCTGGACAAGAATCAAAGGAAATCG TTGATGAGTACCAGCCAGTTCGTCTACTCAGTAAACCTGGGGAGTTGAGGCGAGAATATGAAGAGGAGATAAGCAAG GTGGAGGCTGAGCGACAAGCCAGCAAGGAAgaggaaaacaaagccagtgaGGAGTACATACAGAGACTGCTggccgaggaggaggaggaggagaaaaggcgGACGGAGAGAAGACGAAGTGAGATGGAGGAGCAGCTGAGGGGCGATGAGGAGCTGGCGAGGAGGCTGAGCACCAGCATC AACAGTAACTACGAGAGAAATATCTTGGCATCTCCTTTGAGTTCCAGAAAATCAGATCCCGTCACAAAcaagtcacagaagaaaaatacgaacaaacaaaaaaactttggAGATATTCAAAG atacTTGTCACCTAAGTCAAAGCCTGGGACAGCATGGGCATGTAAAACTGAGCATGGAGAAGACATGTGCAAGTCTAAG GAAACAGACAGTAGTGACACGAAGAGCCCTGTGTTGCAAGACACAGACGTTGAAGAAAGCATGCCAACACATTCTCCTCAGACCTGCCCAGAAACTCAAGGGCAAGGTCCGGAGCCTTTGACAGAGATGCCTGTGCCATGGCTATGTGCAAGGAATGCTGAACAGTGCCTTGAGGGAAAAGCTGAAGCAGTGTCAACCAATCCTGATGATTCATGTATTGTAAATGATGGTGGACCTAGAGCCATAGTTTCTAACTCTAAGGAAGCTGCAGTTAAGCCTCCTACCAAGATAGAAAACGAAGAGTATTCTGTGTCAGGTGTGACCCAGTTAACTGGGGGCAACGGAGTTCCAACAGAGAGCAGAGTGTACGACTTACTAGTCGGAAAAGAGATTTCCGAAAGAGAAAACCAGGAATCTGTGTTTGAAGAAGTCATGGATCCATGCTTTTCtgcaaaaagaaggaaaatattcaTCACATCCTCCTTAGAtcaagaagaaacagaagtgaATTTTACACAAAAACTGATAGATTTGGAACATATGCTTTTCGAGAGACATAAGCAAGAAGAACAGGACAGGTTGTTAGCATTACAACTTCAAAAAGAGgcagataaagaaaaaatggtgcCAAACCGGCAGAAAGGATCCCCAGATCAGTACCAGCTGCGCACATCTTCACCCCCAGACGGGTTGCTGAATGGACAGAGGAAGAATGTCAAAGATAGGAACTCCCCAAAGCAAACTGCAGATCGTTCAAAATCTCAGAGGAGCAGGAAAGGTGAATACTGGGAGACCTTCGAAAGCACTTGGAAGGGTTCAGTTAATGGAACGAAGATGCCAACTCCTAGGAAAGATAGTTGTAATGTATCTAAACGTGCCTGTCCCCTACAGCACAGAAGTGCACAGAAAAGCATTCTTCAAATGTTTCAGAGGTAA
- the Rnf168 gene encoding E3 ubiquitin-protein ligase RNF168 isoform X1 gives MCKSKETDSSDTKSPVLQDTDVEESMPTHSPQTCPETQGQGPEPLTEMPVPWLCARNAEQCLEGKAEAVSTNPDDSCIVNDGGPRAIVSNSKEAAVKPPTKIENEEYSVSGVTQLTGGNGVPTESRVYDLLVGKEISERENQESVFEEVMDPCFSAKRRKIFITSSLDQEETEVNFTQKLIDLEHMLFERHKQEEQDRLLALQLQKEADKEKMVPNRQKGSPDQYQLRTSSPPDGLLNGQRKNVKDRNSPKQTADRSKSQRSRKGEYWETFESTWKGSVNGTKMPTPRKDSCNVSKRACPLQHRSAQKSILQMFQR, from the exons ATGTGCAAGTCTAAG GAAACAGACAGTAGTGACACGAAGAGCCCTGTGTTGCAAGACACAGACGTTGAAGAAAGCATGCCAACACATTCTCCTCAGACCTGCCCAGAAACTCAAGGGCAAGGTCCGGAGCCTTTGACAGAGATGCCTGTGCCATGGCTATGTGCAAGGAATGCTGAACAGTGCCTTGAGGGAAAAGCTGAAGCAGTGTCAACCAATCCTGATGATTCATGTATTGTAAATGATGGTGGACCTAGAGCCATAGTTTCTAACTCTAAGGAAGCTGCAGTTAAGCCTCCTACCAAGATAGAAAACGAAGAGTATTCTGTGTCAGGTGTGACCCAGTTAACTGGGGGCAACGGAGTTCCAACAGAGAGCAGAGTGTACGACTTACTAGTCGGAAAAGAGATTTCCGAAAGAGAAAACCAGGAATCTGTGTTTGAAGAAGTCATGGATCCATGCTTTTCtgcaaaaagaaggaaaatattcaTCACATCCTCCTTAGAtcaagaagaaacagaagtgaATTTTACACAAAAACTGATAGATTTGGAACATATGCTTTTCGAGAGACATAAGCAAGAAGAACAGGACAGGTTGTTAGCATTACAACTTCAAAAAGAGgcagataaagaaaaaatggtgcCAAACCGGCAGAAAGGATCCCCAGATCAGTACCAGCTGCGCACATCTTCACCCCCAGACGGGTTGCTGAATGGACAGAGGAAGAATGTCAAAGATAGGAACTCCCCAAAGCAAACTGCAGATCGTTCAAAATCTCAGAGGAGCAGGAAAGGTGAATACTGGGAGACCTTCGAAAGCACTTGGAAGGGTTCAGTTAATGGAACGAAGATGCCAACTCCTAGGAAAGATAGTTGTAATGTATCTAAACGTGCCTGTCCCCTACAGCACAGAAGTGCACAGAAAAGCATTCTTCAAATGTTTCAGAGGTAA
- the Rnf168 gene encoding E3 ubiquitin-protein ligase RNF168 isoform X2 produces MKMAAPKNSIPSLAECQCGICMEILVEPVTLPCNHTLCNPCFQSTVEKANLCCPFCRRRVSSWTRYHTRRNSLVNTDLWEIIQKHYAKECKLRISGQESKEIVDEYQPVRLLSKPGELRREYEEEISKVEAERQASKEEENKASEEYIQRLLAEEEEEEKRRTERRRSEMEEQLRGDEELARRLSTSINSNYERNILASPLSSRKSDPVTNKSQKKNTNKQKNFGDIQRKQTVVTRRALCCKTQTLKKACQHILLRPAQKLKGKVRSL; encoded by the exons ATGAAGATGGCTGCACCTAAAAACTCCATCCCTTCCTTAGCGGAATGTCAGTGCGGGATCTGCATGGAAATCCTCGTAGAGCCTGTTACCCTACCTTGCAACCACACGCTCTGTAACCCATGCTTCCAATCGACTGTTGAAAAGGCCAATTTATGCTGTCCCTTCTGTCGCCGCCGGGTCTCTTCGTGGACTCGGTACCATACCCGAAGAAATTCTCTGGTCAATACAGACCTGTGGGAGATTATTCAAAAGCACTATGCAAAGGAATGCAAGCTTAGAATCTCTGGACAAGAATCAAAGGAAATCG TTGATGAGTACCAGCCAGTTCGTCTACTCAGTAAACCTGGGGAGTTGAGGCGAGAATATGAAGAGGAGATAAGCAAG GTGGAGGCTGAGCGACAAGCCAGCAAGGAAgaggaaaacaaagccagtgaGGAGTACATACAGAGACTGCTggccgaggaggaggaggaggagaaaaggcgGACGGAGAGAAGACGAAGTGAGATGGAGGAGCAGCTGAGGGGCGATGAGGAGCTGGCGAGGAGGCTGAGCACCAGCATC AACAGTAACTACGAGAGAAATATCTTGGCATCTCCTTTGAGTTCCAGAAAATCAGATCCCGTCACAAAcaagtcacagaagaaaaatacgaacaaacaaaaaaactttggAGATATTCAAAG GAAACAGACAGTAGTGACACGAAGAGCCCTGTGTTGCAAGACACAGACGTTGAAGAAAGCATGCCAACACATTCTCCTCAGACCTGCCCAGAAACTCAAGGGCAAGGTCCGGAGCCTTTGA
- the Smco1 gene encoding single-pass membrane and coiled-coil domain-containing protein 1 — protein MNHETTTLISLKEAMKRVDNKLQALDTQFKELDTIKDNLTLRFEHHSKTLASQAAQDEIWTAALALGFTSMELNILYSYVIEVLICLHTRMLQKLPDLVRSLPTLASVLRRKTKNKHIRTVWESILEEYGLRERDVTALCTFFVVHGNKGEHYTANVRRMHIKDVSFMITNMVTNQALQEGLLRAVQIIEKGKAARTPETSRAPLKELMPPVKG, from the exons AGTAGACAACAAGCTCCAAGCTCTAGACACACAGTTTAAAGAACTAGACACCATCAAGGATAATCTGACACTTCGATTTGAACACCACAGCAAGACTTTGGCAAGCCAAGCAGCCCAAGACGAGATATGGACAGCAGCTCTGGCCCTGGG GTTCACCTCAATGGAACTGAATATTTTATACAGCTATGTCATCGAGGTCCTCATTTGCTTGCACACTCGAATGCTTCAGAAGCTTCCAGACCTGGTGAGAAGTCTTCCGACTTTAGCCTCTGTTCTTAGAAGAAAGACCAAGAACAAGCACATTAGAACTGTGTGGGAGTCCATCCTGGAGGAGTATGGGCTGCGAGAGAGAGATGTCACAGCACTCTGTACCTTCTTTGTTGTACATGGAAACAAAGGAGAACACTATACCGCTAATGTAAGACGGATGCACATCAAAGATGTGTCCTTCATGATCACCAACATGGTAACGAACCAGGCTCTACAGGAGGGTCTGCTTAGAGCTGTTCAGATCATCGAGAAGGGGAAAGCAGCAAGGACCCCTGAAACCTCAAGGGCTCCGCTGAAAGAGCTGATGCCCCCAGTTAAAGGCTAA